A genomic window from Limisphaera ngatamarikiensis includes:
- the rnhC gene encoding ribonuclease HIII, with protein sequence MGATLNHYTVELTEEQARELERWCREHGFEMREVPHARFGAFGEDVSVVCYRSGKAVVQGRGTRDFVQFVLEPEILKEARLGYELELEPELKLARVGIDESGKGDLFGPLCVAAVYVNESVVRSWQGSGIRDSKRVGSDAAVRELARQVRSTPGCVWEVVVIGNAAYNRCWRAMGNVNRLLAWGHARALENLLARGDRLNPFPVRVISDQFAADPRVVARALMERGRTLELVQRHRAESDPAVAAASLLAREAFLDRLARLSQRWGVRLPRGAGAEAREALRQLVQKHGAGVCVEVTKLHFRTVSEVLSELRLPMPDPGGAGPGRSGGFGGEGGDGGWGLFGRAGGGRAD encoded by the coding sequence GTGGGCGCGACGTTGAATCATTACACGGTGGAGTTGACCGAGGAGCAGGCCCGGGAGTTGGAGCGGTGGTGTCGGGAGCACGGGTTTGAGATGCGGGAGGTGCCGCATGCGCGGTTCGGGGCGTTTGGGGAGGATGTGAGCGTGGTGTGTTATCGGAGTGGGAAGGCGGTGGTGCAGGGGCGGGGGACGCGGGATTTTGTGCAGTTTGTTTTGGAACCGGAGATTTTGAAGGAGGCGCGGCTGGGGTATGAGCTGGAGTTGGAGCCGGAGTTGAAGCTGGCGCGGGTGGGGATCGACGAGTCGGGCAAGGGCGATTTGTTTGGTCCGTTGTGTGTGGCGGCGGTGTATGTGAACGAGTCGGTGGTGCGTTCGTGGCAGGGGAGCGGGATTCGGGACAGCAAGCGTGTGGGGAGTGATGCGGCGGTGCGGGAGTTGGCGCGGCAGGTGCGGTCCACACCCGGTTGTGTGTGGGAGGTGGTGGTGATCGGGAACGCGGCGTACAACCGGTGTTGGCGGGCGATGGGGAATGTGAACCGGTTGTTGGCGTGGGGTCATGCGCGGGCGTTGGAGAATTTGCTGGCGCGGGGGGATCGGTTGAATCCGTTTCCAGTCCGGGTGATCAGCGATCAGTTTGCGGCGGATCCGCGGGTGGTGGCGCGTGCGTTGATGGAGCGGGGCCGGACGTTGGAGCTGGTGCAGCGGCATCGAGCGGAGTCGGATCCGGCGGTGGCGGCGGCGTCGTTGCTGGCGCGGGAGGCTTTTTTGGACCGGTTGGCGCGGTTGAGCCAGCGGTGGGGGGTGCGGTTGCCGCGGGGGGCCGGGGCGGAGGCGCGGGAGGCGTTGCGGCAATTGGTGCAGAAGCATGGTGCCGGCGTGTGTGTGGAGGTGACGAAGCTGCATTTTCGGACCGTGTCGGAGGTGTTGTCGGAGTTGCGGTTGCCGATGCCGGATCCGGGCGGGGCCGGGCCGGGGCGGTCTGGTGGGTTTGGAGGGGAGGGCGGGGATGGCGGGTGGGGTCTTTTTGGGCGTGCGGGTGGGGGGCGAGCGGATTAA